A region from the Acyrthosiphon pisum isolate AL4f chromosome A1, pea_aphid_22Mar2018_4r6ur, whole genome shotgun sequence genome encodes:
- the LOC100575373 gene encoding venom protease isoform X2 produces the protein MCSKYSQLIYKYKNDSTLIDDEEVLNEAKGCYNNNSTILKRLTSNFDVKRAAPREFPHMALLGYSKYPRDDTWACSGSLISNRWILSTAGCERLGNTTVVQWARLGGLNYSSETDDARPTDYQIDQRIVHPDFRKPSLYNDIALFHLDQDVEFSSYVRPMCLNADPNWQSSASQIVISTGWGPILDDKSMSLDLLKVSLDIISADLCKSNYYASIAGRKQLMHGIVEDSMICAGDVSGEKDICGGIAGSSLQVVHANHACMYTQVGVLSAGKGQCPKKDSPDIYTRVSKFLPWIEQIVWPKSG, from the exons A tgTGCAGCAAATACTCGCAGttgatttacaaatataaaaatgattccACATTAATTGATGATGAGGAGGTATTAAATGAAGCTAAAGGTTGTTACAATAACAATTCAACCATACTCAAAAGATTAACCTCAAATTTTGACGTCAAAAGGGCCGCACCGAGAGAATTTCCTCACATG GCGTTGTTGGGTTATAGCAAGTATCCCAGAGATGATACATGGGCCTGTAGTGGGTCACTGATCAGTAATAGATGGATCCTGTCCACGGCGGGCTGTGAAAGACTGGGCAATAC aacGGTTGTGCAATGGGCACGTCTGGGAGGTCTGAACTATTCGTCGGAAACCGATGATGCCAGACCAACGGACTATCAAATCGATCAACGTATAGTGCACCCGGATTTTCGAAAACCATCATTGTACAACGATATAGCGTTGTTCCATTTGGACCAGGACGTGGAGTTTTCGTCGTACGTACGACCAATGTGTCTTAACGCAGATCCAAACTGGCAGTCAAGTGCCTCGCAGATAGTGATATCAACTGGTTGGGGACCGATCCTTGACG ATAAATCAATGAGTCTGGATCTGCTAAAGGTTAGTTTGGACATCATCTCGGCGGACTTGTGCAAGAGCAATTATTATGCGTCGATTGCAGGGAGAAAACAGTTGATGCACGGAATAGTTGAAGACAGTATGATATGCGCGGGAGATGTGAGTGGCGAAAAAGACATCTGTGGG GGCATTGCTGGTAGTTCTCTTCAAGTTGTTCACGCCAATCACGCGTGTATGTACACTCAAGTAGGTGTCTTATCGGCCGGTAAGGGGCAGTGCCCCAAGAAAGATTCGCCTGATATTTACACGAGGGTGTCCAAGTTTTTGCCGTGGATCGAACAAATCGTTTGGCCCAAGTCTGGCTAA
- the LOC100163986 gene encoding serine protease-like isoform X1, with amino-acid sequence MKSLKSLQCIFMLFILCIVRLGCCAPQDNDEVTTSNPPDDQSKSIETYSAAEMCSSYSEFIYKYIKNSTLSDDKDILIKCKDCHNNAISNTPEVVPNVNDERTAPREFLHVALLGDSNGIWLYSGSLISNRWILSVAHFEGIFDNFTRWARLRDPNYLSETDDATPMDYQIDQIVVHPDFQIPSLYNDIALFHLDRDVKFSAYVQPICLNADPNWQSTHSQAVITPGWGRIQYGGPWKWDALNAFSSGLLKVNSDIVSADLCKSDYFISSSTPQLMQGIVEDSMLCAGVDGEEDSCVGFGGSSLQIAHANYTFMYTQVGVLSAGKERCATKEFPYFYMRVSKYLPWIERIVWPKSG; translated from the exons ATGAAGAGTCTTAAAAGtttacaatgtatatttatgctatttattttatgcattgtGCGTTTGGGATGCTGCGCACCGCAGGATAACG ATGAAGTGACCACTAGTAATCCTCCAGATGATCAATCCAAAAGCATTGAAACATATTCAGCAGCCGAAA tgtGCAGCAGTTACTCGgagtttatttacaaatatataaagaaTTCAACATTATCTGATGATAAGGATATATTAATCAAATGTAAAGATTGTCATAATAATGCAATATCAAACACGCCTGAAGTGGTGCCAAATGTTAACGACGAAAGGACTGCACCAAGAGAATTTTTGCACGTG GCTTTGTTGGGTGACAGCAATGGTATTTGGCTTTATAGTGGATCATTGATCAGCAACAGATGGATCTTGTCCGTGGCGCACTTTGAAGGAATATTTGACAActt CACGCGCTGGGCGCGTCTAAGAGATCCGAACTATTTGTCGGAAACCGACGATGCCACACCAATGGACTACCAAATCGATCAAATTGTAGTGCACCCGGATTTTCAAATACCGTCATTGTACAACGATATAGCGTTGTTCCATTTGGACCGGGACGTGAAGTTTTCAGCGTACGTGCAGCCCATTTGTCTTAATGCAGATCCAAACTGGCAGTCGACTCACTCACAGGCTGTGATAACACCTGGTTGGGGACGGATTCAATACG GTGGACCATGGAAATGGGATGCATTGAATGCATTCAGTTCAGGTCTGTTGAAGGTTAATTCGGACATCGTCTCGGCGGACTTGTGCAAGAGTGATTACTTTATTTCGTCTAGTACGCCCCAGTTGATGCAAGGAATAGTTGAAGACAGCATGCTATGCGCGGGCGTCGATGGCGAAGAAGACTCTTGTGTG GGCTTCGGTGGCAGTTCACTTCAAATTGCGCACGCCAATTACACGTTCATGTACACGCAAGTAGGCGTCTTATCGGCCGGTAAGGAGCGGTGCGCCACGAAAGAATTTCCATATTTTTACATGAGGGTGTCCAAGTATTTGCCGTGGATCGAACGAATCGTTTGGCCCAAGTCTGGCTGA
- the LOC100163986 gene encoding serine protease-like precursor — translation MKSLKSLQCIFMLFILCIVRLGCCAPQDNDEVTTSNPPDDQSKSIETYSAAEMCSSYSEFIYKYIKNSTLSDDKDILIKCKDCHNNAISNTPEVVPNVNDERTAPREFLHVALLGDSNGIWLYSGSLISNRWILSVAHFEGIFDNLASVAVHFKLRTPITRSCTRK, via the exons ATGAAGAGTCTTAAAAGtttacaatgtatatttatgctatttattttatgcattgtGCGTTTGGGATGCTGCGCACCGCAGGATAACG ATGAAGTGACCACTAGTAATCCTCCAGATGATCAATCCAAAAGCATTGAAACATATTCAGCAGCCGAAA tgtGCAGCAGTTACTCGgagtttatttacaaatatataaagaaTTCAACATTATCTGATGATAAGGATATATTAATCAAATGTAAAGATTGTCATAATAATGCAATATCAAACACGCCTGAAGTGGTGCCAAATGTTAACGACGAAAGGACTGCACCAAGAGAATTTTTGCACGTG GCTTTGTTGGGTGACAGCAATGGTATTTGGCTTTATAGTGGATCATTGATCAGCAACAGATGGATCTTGTCCGTGGCGCACTTTGAAGGAATATTTGACAActt GGCTTCGGTGGCAGTTCACTTCAAATTGCGCACGCCAATTACACGTTCATGTACACGCAAGTAG
- the LOC100575373 gene encoding venom protease isoform X1, which yields MKGITNLQCIFMLFILCIVRLGFCVPQNKDDVTNTTSNPTVDQSKGIEKYSAAEMCSKYSQLIYKYKNDSTLIDDEEVLNEAKGCYNNNSTILKRLTSNFDVKRAAPREFPHMALLGYSKYPRDDTWACSGSLISNRWILSTAGCERLGNTTVVQWARLGGLNYSSETDDARPTDYQIDQRIVHPDFRKPSLYNDIALFHLDQDVEFSSYVRPMCLNADPNWQSSASQIVISTGWGPILDDKSMSLDLLKVSLDIISADLCKSNYYASIAGRKQLMHGIVEDSMICAGDVSGEKDICGGIAGSSLQVVHANHACMYTQVGVLSAGKGQCPKKDSPDIYTRVSKFLPWIEQIVWPKSG from the exons ATGAAGGGTATAACAAActtacaatgtatatttatgcTGTTCATTTTATGCATTGTGCGTTTGGGATTTTGTGTACCGCAAAATAAAG ACGATGTGACCAATACCACTAGTAATCCTACAGTTGATCAATCCAAAGGCATTGAAAAATATTCGGCTGCTGAAA tgTGCAGCAAATACTCGCAGttgatttacaaatataaaaatgattccACATTAATTGATGATGAGGAGGTATTAAATGAAGCTAAAGGTTGTTACAATAACAATTCAACCATACTCAAAAGATTAACCTCAAATTTTGACGTCAAAAGGGCCGCACCGAGAGAATTTCCTCACATG GCGTTGTTGGGTTATAGCAAGTATCCCAGAGATGATACATGGGCCTGTAGTGGGTCACTGATCAGTAATAGATGGATCCTGTCCACGGCGGGCTGTGAAAGACTGGGCAATAC aacGGTTGTGCAATGGGCACGTCTGGGAGGTCTGAACTATTCGTCGGAAACCGATGATGCCAGACCAACGGACTATCAAATCGATCAACGTATAGTGCACCCGGATTTTCGAAAACCATCATTGTACAACGATATAGCGTTGTTCCATTTGGACCAGGACGTGGAGTTTTCGTCGTACGTACGACCAATGTGTCTTAACGCAGATCCAAACTGGCAGTCAAGTGCCTCGCAGATAGTGATATCAACTGGTTGGGGACCGATCCTTGACG ATAAATCAATGAGTCTGGATCTGCTAAAGGTTAGTTTGGACATCATCTCGGCGGACTTGTGCAAGAGCAATTATTATGCGTCGATTGCAGGGAGAAAACAGTTGATGCACGGAATAGTTGAAGACAGTATGATATGCGCGGGAGATGTGAGTGGCGAAAAAGACATCTGTGGG GGCATTGCTGGTAGTTCTCTTCAAGTTGTTCACGCCAATCACGCGTGTATGTACACTCAAGTAGGTGTCTTATCGGCCGGTAAGGGGCAGTGCCCCAAGAAAGATTCGCCTGATATTTACACGAGGGTGTCCAAGTTTTTGCCGTGGATCGAACAAATCGTTTGGCCCAAGTCTGGCTAA